The Manduca sexta isolate Smith_Timp_Sample1 chromosome 7, JHU_Msex_v1.0, whole genome shotgun sequence region GAAATTGCTGCCAGTAAAAAGGCCGTACTTAGCTGGATATCCCGCGTGGTATAGGAAACTTTGTACCAAACCAGGGAAAGATCCTGACTGGTCACCCGGTGCTAATAACATCACCACAAGCATGCAGGTAAACTTCAAAGAAGACCTTATTGATTTTACATATACAGGATGTTTAAGTAAGTTCAATATTTAGGctgcatacataaataatgataaatagattattagtaaaagtaaaaacaatatcagAGTCTATGATTGTTACCGGTAAATTGCAATAGTTTTATTACCTATGGGATCGAAGCTAGCGAGTGAGTTGCACATCTGGCTACCCCTGACAAAGGGAAATAGGCgtaatactatgtatgtatatgaaaGTAAAGAGATCGTGTTTATACTTCCAACCTACTTACTGTTACACCCTGTAAAGCTATATAATCCCATAAACGAACAATATATCGACAGATAACACCGAAACTTCTACGGTTATCGTGGGAGGGTTACCCGCTGCACTACATCCAGGCGGAAGGATGGGGATTCATGGTCCCGTTCAGCAGGCGACACCAGGGAGACGAGGAGCCGAGGCTGCCTCTGGAGCAGTTACTAGAGATGTGCCCATTGGTCCAGTGCCAGGATGCTAGTGTCGACGCGGACATACACAGACTTCCAAAGACAGTAGatgtaataaatactttttttatataaagttagcTGTACGTGTTGTTAAGTGAAGTGTTTTTAAAATCTTGACCATCAGTGATGTGAGTTTCCATTTAAGGAAAACAGGTGGAAATGTTTGTCAGTAAAATTGCCGATCTAGCGAACTGTCATTATTAAaggcattattttaaatttatacctaACACTTCTGGACATAGTGTGAGATGAAATCATCTTGAAACCCATCTTAAACTTAAAAGACTGTTGGTAAACTAAGACACTCAGAAAATAACCAAATTACATGTTTGGAGGCCTAACCCAGCAGTTGGTGGTTACGAGCACTGTAGGAGAAGGGGTATTTCGACTTCGAGAGTGCGGCGCGTGACGTCACCACGCTTGCGATATATACATCGATGGATGCACATCATTCTCCCGCTATCGCGCCCGattaaagatataattattGCACGTTGTAATTGCaaattatcttaatttatacaaattcgtttttttttttcatataaccTACCCCGAACATAACCTGCTGGTGATCTGaaagatttaataatatgacCATCATTACGTTTCCAGGAGGATCTGGCTAGGAAGGCTTATTATGCACGAAAGAAGGTAGATGAGAAAGCTGCCGCCAACCAGTACCATGGGCTGGGAGTGTGGTGCGGAATACAGTTGCAGGGTTAGTTCatccaaattaattaaatgagaAATGATTTCTTTGTAATCTATAAACTCTGAACCGCTGCaccgattttaataattttttcaaCATCAGTAAGCTACTTTATCCTTAACATAGGTTATTTTACTGCAATAACAAAAATTCTTCCATGCCGATGAAGTCTCGCGCAATACTTGGTAATAATTCTCAATTTACCGTCATTTTTATGTGTAATAGGTTGCTGCCATTTCCTCAGACTACCGCACAAGGATGGCCCCAAGTACAAAGTGGGCAATCCCCTGGCGAGGGACTTCCTGGACATGTTCAGTCAGAACGTTCTGTCGGCGCAGGGGAACGAGGCTGAGAAGGTATTTTCTAAGTTCCGGCACCTAGGTTGTATAGGGATGAAAGTGCTAGCAGAgacatcaattaataaaatgtaatttctgCTGTTAGCAGttcaaatcatattttattgttattacaaatCATGTTCTGAGTAAATTAGGTTACGTGCCCAACTCTCTCCTTAGTTTGGATCTGCCATCGCCGCGCTCTTATATAAAACAGTGTTGTAATATGTGATGTGTGGCGGTCAGGTGCTGTCGTTCGGTCGCATGATGTCGTACTGGCGCAACAACCGCGAGCGCATCATGGGCCAGCAGGCGGTGTGGCTGCCGCCCACACTGCGGCCCCACGCCGCGCGGTACGGCGCCATCGTGCCGCACGTGGTGGTCGCCGGCACACTCACCAGGAGGTCACTGGCTGTATTGaactatactttgtaaaatattggATGAGCTCTGTGACAGCTATATCATGGTATCAACCGTAAACAACTTACCTGATATTAAATTAGAGATAAATTACAAAGCAATTAGGTATAATATGCTTGTCAATCGAAATCATTCGTTCCATAGCGGCGCCTGCATgaagccagcgccatctatttaaaaatcttgtCGAGTCATCGCCGTGGCTCACCGCCGCAAGGGGTCCGCGGGGGAGTCGACGCCCGCCCACGAATGCTCGCATGGAACGGCTGTGCCCAATCATACGTATTCATAGTGTCAAAAGTGAAAAGCAAAAACTCCCATTTTATTGTGCTGTGCGTAACAtcagataaaaacaaaatgccTACAAAAGTAAATTACTTGGATTTAATGTAGCCTATATGCTAATGCAGGACATGATCTATAATATGTGTTTCAAGTTTTATGTAAATCTACAAAGTTTTGCCTAAAATCACCCGGATACCGCTCGAATATcttgtctatttaatatttactatattgTCTACGTACAGGGCGAGCGAGCCGACATGGATGACGGCCAGCAATGCACACCCCGAGCGAGTGGGCTCCGAGCTACGCGCCATGGTGCAGGCGCCCCTCGGATACAGGCTCGTCGGCGCTGACGTCGACTCACAGGTAACCACACAGTAACGCACACCGCGAGCGAGTGGGCTCCGAGCTACGCGCCATGGTGCAGGCGCCCCACGGATACAGGCTCGTCGGCGCTGACGTCGACTCACAGGTAACCACACAGTAACGCACACCGCGAGCGAGTGGGCTCCGAGCTACGCGCCATGGTGCAGGCGCCCCACGGATACAGGCTCGTCGGCGCTGACGTCGACTCACAGGTAACCACACAGTAACGCACACCGCGAGCGAGTGGGCTCCGAGCTACGCGCCATGGTGCAGGCGCCCCACGGATACAGGCTCGTCGGCGCTGACGTCGACTCACAGGTAACCACACAGTAACGCACACCGCGAGCGAGTGGGCTCCGAGCTACGCGCCATGGTGCAGGCGCCCCACGGATACAGGCTCGTCGGCGCTGACGTCGACTCACAGGTAACCACACAGTAACGCACACCGCGAGCGAGTGGGCTCCGAGCTACGCGCCATGGTGCAGGCGCCCCACGGATACAGGCTCGTCGGCGCTGACGTCGACTCACAGGTAACCACACAGTAACGCACACCGCGAGCGAGTGGGCTCCGAGCTACGCGCCATGGTGCAGGCGCCCCACGGATACAGGCTCGTCGGCGCTGACGTCGACTCACAGGTAACCACACAGTAACGCACACCGCGAGCGAGTGGGCTCCGAGCTACGCGCCATGGTGCAGGCGCCCCACGGATACAGGCTCGTCGGCGCTGACGTCGACTCACAGGTAACCACACAGTAACGCACACCGCGAGCGAGTGGGCTCCGAGCTACGCGCCATGGTGCAGGCGCCCCACGGATACAGGCTCGTCGGCGCTGACGTCGACTCACAGGTAACCACACAGTAACGCACACCGCGAGCGAGTGGGCTCCGAGCTACGCGCCATGGTGCAGGCGCCCCACGGATACAGGCTCGTCGGCGCTGACGTCGACTCACAGGTAACCACACAGTAACGCACACCGCGAGCGAGTGGGCTCCGAGCTACGCGCCATGGTGCAGGCGCCCCACGGATACAGGCTCGTCGGCGCTGACGTCGACTCACAGGTAACCACACAGTAACGCACACCGCGAGCGAGTGGGCTCCGAGCTACGCACCATGGTGCAGGCGCCCCACGGATACAGGCTCGTCGGCGCTGACGTCGACTCACAGGTAACAAGTGCAAATAATGGCGGTTAGACAGGGCATTCACTAAATCGAAAGCAATCGAATCGAAGCGCACTGAATTCCATGTATTTGCATGTATAGGCAGTGATTTAGCTCGACACATTGCGATTGCGTAATGAACGTAGCAGCGAACACTCTGCGGAGattttctaattaatttagATGATGTTTACgccaaatagtttatttttaatgtcattaaCGGTTGTGTTCCGTTTCGTGCAGGAGTTGTGGATCGCGGCGCTGCTGGGCGACAGTGGGTCGGGGGCGGTGGGCGGGCACCCGTTCGGGTGGGCGGTGGTGGCGGGCGACAAGGCGCGACACACGGACCTGCACTCGCTGACGGCGGCCGCACACAAGCTGCGGCGCGACCACGCCAAGGTCGTCAACTACGCGCGCATATACGGTAGCACAttgttttttcttcttactGCCTAGTggattattttgtctcccgctttgctatggagggaagtggacaattaatattttcaactccttcctatctttccatttgatttactttgttgcgggataaagaGAAATTAAGTGTCCCTTGAGATTCGCCGaacttcaccgctcggtgtcataaaacgcgtgccactgctgatcctggatgacaggagttgtagtggtgggtgtgagggcgggaaagtctctgcctagcgttgaggtctcgggttagATCCCGGGTCcgataaagtgatattggattttccactcagtatcagccgggaGTCTGATTTTTGTCCATAGCAATAGACACCAGCGCAATGCTATTCCATTTCAGTGTATGGAATAAGAGTTTACTATTTGTTACAGGTGCTGGGCAAAACTTCGCCGAGAGACTACTGAAACAGTTCAACCCAACCATGACGATATCGGAAGCTAAGAGCAAGGCGGCCAAGATGTTCGCCACCACTAAGGGCAGACGAGTTTACACGCTCAAGAGGCAGTACATGGAGGGATTTATGGACGAAGATTTGGATAACCAGGTATAAGTTACGCGTGCCGACGTACATCGTGGGTTTGGGTCTTTGATAATGCTTTTCTTATTTACGACAAAGTATACATAGATACGACATACGATTTACGACAGAGTGGTAAATCCTATTTCTTGGCCATGCTGAGGGCCACCAACTAACAGGTTACGAATCCCGGCTCAGCAGGACAACAGAGAGGATGGAGACGGAAAGAAAGTTGTGACCACATCTTTGTTGCAGGCGGTGGAAATGACGTCATACCAGGCGATGCGATTGGCCAAACTCAGCGGGAAGACGTTAGAGGAAATGTTCGAGAGACCGCGGTGGGTCGGCGGCACGGAGTCTGATATGTTCAACAAGTTGGAGGAAATAGCTGGTATGTGCGGACTTGTCAtggttttattaaagttaacgTTATAAATAAGGATCGAAAATATTCCTgcatctaaatattaatatataaagctgaagactttgtttgtacgtgctaatcttaggaaccactaaactgattttttttttctaaaaggaaactacattatccctgagtgctgtaggctgctttttattccggaaaactctttcaagcgggcggagccgcgagcaaaagctagttaaatatatatgGCATACGCTCAAAATAAAAGTTTAGTTTTCAAgtaaattgcttttttaattattttccagtCTAACCTTTTACGGCCATAGCTCTCAAACTTCATTCACACCTCGCTTTCATCTCATTTACGTAGTTTACATTCCACTCCCACAAATATCGCCTGCAACTGCAGCTATTTATGAGTAAGCGGGGTCTGAGCGGAGTACGAGAAGCGAAAGTCGTGTGGTCTACCAATAGTTCGGTCAACACGCCGCGCCACCGCCCGCACTCGCCTGCGGACATCTACAAACTATGGGTCAAGTTATTTGCCGGCAGTTATAGGCTTTATGTTGATGTACCAAGTGTCggaggcggcctttgggggaggcgaaccgctcaaccgcccggggcctcgcgctcACAGAgacctcgcgcggtgcctcgcgGGACCTTTTTTTTACgataccgacgaaactgttaaagcaggggaacgtttttttactctgcccggggcctcgcgtctgtttctttttgctctgGCCTGGGacctcgcgtcgtttagggccgccactgccAAGTGTAATTGTTGTGTGTGTGGACAGACTGCGATTCGCCGCGGACGGCGTTCCTGTGCGGCGCGCTGTCGCGGGCGCTGGCGGCGGGGCGCGGGCGCTGGACCAACACGCGCCTCAACTGGGCCGTGCAGAGCGCCGCCGCGGACTTCCTGCACCTCATGCTCGCCAGCATGGCGCACCTCGCGCCGCGGGCCAGGTACACTCATACCTTTACattacacaaataaacaaatgaggTGTGTAGAGGAGGTAAGACATTATAAATCTGCTACctgaatttttgtttataagtaaataacaaaGCAATGATGAGTCAGAATTTTCATGAATTTCGCATAAAATTGTGGACACAACAtatagtaagtaaaaaaaatttggtataaaaatgCTACTGTGTGCATTTACCAAGATAATTGTAATGTTCTGAGTTTAGGTAGCAGAATGTGGGTatccacaataataataattaggtacttagagaaaataataaatcaagtaGTTTTTGATTGCAATTttgatttgtatgaaaaataatatatttttttttacaaataaataaagcaatggtATCGACTCACAGACATTCTAACATTCAACTCTTCAATTTGTGCTTTCTTTTCAGATTCTGTCTGAGTTTCCACGATGAAGTGAGATATTTAGTGCCAGAGGAATACAAATACGAAACGGCGCTAGCGTTGCAAATAACTAACCTACTCACGAGAGCTTTTTGCTCTCAAAGGTACATTTTATCCACTTTTATTGCCATATTGTCATTTACAAGTGCGGTATTATCGAGTTCTAATGTTCACGCCGTCGTATTTTAGGTGCTGTGGATCACTTTGCCGTGACCTCTAAAAATAAGAATGTATGTTTTCTTGCAGGGTTGGCATAAACGACTTGCCGCTTTCTGTAGCGTTCTTCTCATCTGTGGAAGTAGACCAAGTACTGCGGAAAGAGTCTACGTTGTCCTGCACCACGCCGTCCAACCCGCACGGACTGGAGAAAGGCTATGGCATACCCAACGGAGAGTCGCTCAACATATTCGACGTGTTGGAAAAGTGTCATgctaataaatcattataataaaatggtgtgtttatttattgtaaggCGGCCAACACCTGAGTCCGATTTACCGccgttttttaataaactcaCCAATATTAATCTTCGGATCCCATtccaagaataaaccaatcaatatattatcatttgtaagcatgtgagaagaaactttattctgattagATCATAATATTCACGATGGATttaaaaagcgattgggatcgtttaatGAGATTGGGGGTAAGTTACTATCTGAAACTTACATCTCAGGTCTTGGACTAGGAATAATTACTCAATTCCATAAAATGTCGATTTTCTAAGAAAACGgcaaaaatttatgaaaatcataaaaatacgtaaatgtTAATACTAGGTCAAACCGcgctacttttttttttttttttttttttctttttggctTCGCTGTTTAGATGCATTTAGCCAATGTCAAGTTATTTGGATAGGATAGGAACATAGGATACAAAGGTTGGGAAACTATAAGAATGTTGTACGATATCAATTCGGAGGAAgatatattggtaataaaatactatcaagtgggttaagaattaaaatataaagaaataggtCATACATATACAGATAGGAGTTGATGGGCTggtttacatacataataaaaataacgttaaacataaataataaaaattacgttaatgaattgtaatgattaatgaaatttgcattgtaatgatgaatgaaagaatataaagaaaatatctaaagtttaatattatttttaataataaaagatgtaATGCATTGGTAAACTAACATGTCATTAGAGTGAAGAAGACAAACAACAGAGGAAGGTAAAGGAACTGAGCGACGCAATAGGGACTGGAAGAAAGGTAAGTGGTCATAACGAGGACAGGAAAACAGGATGTGATTAAGGTCACCCACCTCTGCACCACATGGGCAGGTGGggctatttaaaatgtttattttagctAGATGAGCCTCAGAGCATGTGTGGCCAAGTCTCATACGAATTAGAATAGATGTCTCAACTTTACTAAACCTAGCCTTAAAGAACCAGGGTTTTAATGTCACATCCGGTTGTATATTGGCATAATAACGGCCCTTTAATTTGATACTGGAGAGCCAAACTTCTCTCCAGGATTTATAAAGATAAGCTTTTGGTAAAGATAGAAGGTCttgactataatttttaaatgggaACAAGTCCCCGCAATTCACTGCCTCTTTAGCAAGAGTGTCCGCCCTCTCATTTCCTTCGATTCCCGAATGACTGGGAATCCAAAAAATGAAGCAAAATGCCATTAGAAAGACACTTGAACGCCAATTctcttatttgtataataagGGGTAAAgtgttattacttttaaaagggAATTTAGCCATTGCTTGAAGAGCACTTAAGGaatcagtaaaaataattgctttatcAAGTTTAAATAGAAGAATATATTCAATGGCCCTTAATATACCCAAACATTCTCCTGTGAAAACAGAGGATTCCATaggaagtttaattttttgcacaatattaaATTGTGCGTGGAAAACACCAATCCCAACGCATTCCAGTGGGCCTATTTTGGAAGCATCTGTATATAAGTGGTGAAAACCCTCAAAACGTTCAGCAAGGATTTCGTTAAATGCAGCCCTAGCACtaccagatttttttatcaatagaattataaaatattttaggagtGAAAATTAATGAACTAAAGCTATTGTTATATATAGCGAGCCGGTTATAACAGTAAGTTGGCGCGGTAATAGCAagaaatttatgaaaacttattattatgcaCGGAAGAGATTTATGAGATGGTTTATTCAGGTAATGCATTCGGAGTGATTCTAGTAGCGGAATGAGAGGATGGTTTgaaaactgaataattttaaataaatatttatctgaaaGAAATTGTCTCCTAAGAAAAAGAGGAGATTCACCGCATTCAACTTGCAGGGCGTTGATTGGACTTGATCTCATTGCCCCTGATATAATGCGTAAGCATTTTGAATGTAGGCgatctaattttttaaaagcatttatatTGCCGGGTTCAAAAACAAATGAACCATAATcaaaaatacttctaataatGGCGTTATATACTAGTTTTAAAGATTGTGGGTGCGCACCCCACCATACTCCACTAAGACATCGTAACATGTTTATATGACGCTCCACTTTGTTAGCAACATAATCGCAGTGAGCAGTCCCAGACAGTTTAGAGTCCAATAAAACACCCAAATACTTAAAAGCGCTTTTAACTGGAATTGGAATGttgttatatacaatattaattgtagGTAGAGTTCTCTTTTTGGTATAAACTACGGATGCGCACTTTGATGGGGAAAGAtctaaaccatttttaaaaagcCATGACGATAAGGAAATTAATGAAGAATTAAGAACTGAACATGCGTGCTCAATTGAATCGGAAGAGTAATATAACAGCAAGTCATCTGCATATTGTAGAACTTTAACGCCATTAGTAATATAAGATTCTAAATCGTaggcataaatattatataacaaggGGCTTAATACTGATCCTTGCGGTAAACCTTTCCAAACGTGTCGGGTGAACTGGTTTTCTGATGACAAAATACTGACTgatctattatttaaaatgtttaaaattaaatgcgttAGATTAGATGGTACTTGAAGGGATTGTAGTTTTAGTTGAAGGATAGATGGTAATACATTATCGTAAGCGCCATTAATGTCTAAGAATACAGCTACCGTAGAACAATTTTTTGAAAAAGACATGCGGATGTCTGTGGTAAAAATGCTGAGGCAGTCCAAAAGTACTTTTTCCTTTTCTAAAGCCAAATTGGGAATTTGCCAGAAAACCTCTACTCTCAACATACCAATCAAGccgatttttaattaaatgttctgcCAGTTTCATTAAGACTGAGGATAGGATTATAGGTCGGTATGAGGAAATATCGGTTGGAGACTTGTGAGGTTTAAGAATTGGCAACACAATATGACGTTTCCACATTGGGGGAATGCTTCCTGttgacattataaaattaataaatgaaagataGTATTGAAGAGCGCTATCACTCAGATGGGATATAAAAGAGTATGGGATGCCATCAAATCCAGGAGTAGAATCTACAGTATTCTGGACAACACCTTTTAATTCGTCAATGTgaaatggtaattttaaggcCGACCAGTCATCAACATCTTTGCAGATAGATATAGACATTGGTTTCAAAATAAACTCCTGAGGAACCCACGGAGGAGCCAGGTTATCCAAGAAGTCGTTAGCTAATGATTCCGGAATACGGGGAGAAGGGTACACCGAGGCAGATCTAAAACGTTTAATATTATTCCAAACAATAGTAGGATGTGTATTGGGAGAAATAGAGGCACAGAAACTATGCCAGCCttctttctttttcattttgaatAGTTTACGTGTTTCAGCAATTACTTTGGAAAGGAGTTCAAAGTTTTCTTGAGACATATTAAGATTGTATTGCACTTCTGCCTGCTTACGATTTTTAACAGCACTAGTGCAGTCAATGTCCCACCAGGGAGGCATTggaatttttctaatttttgaATTACTTTTCACAGGAAATAAGTCATCAGCGGCGGTACAAAGAATTTGTGCTAAAGCTTCAGCACACATCTGTTCCTTGCCATTGGTGACCTCGGAAGAGAAGAAAGCTGACTGTCTACCTTTTTACTAAATTTCGTCCAGAGTTCACTGCATTTATTTggcagtttatattttaaaagaggCTTTTTTGGTGGCACATTGCTGTATGGAGAAGGAAATGTGATTTTAATTGGGAAATGATCACTGCCAAATGAAGAGGATAAAGTAGACCAAGTAAGAAAAGATGCAAAGTTTGGGGTGCAAATAGATAGATCTAATGCACTCTGATTGGTGTTGTTAGGAGTGTTACGACGAGTAGGTGTGCCTGAATTTAATACACATAGGTTGTGCATATCTAATATCTCCAGAAGCTCTTCACCATACTGATTAGATATAGAGCTACCCCAAGATTGATGATGACAATTGAAATCTCCCAACAACAGGAAATGTTGGGGAAGAAAGGATATAAGGTTATTAATTTCATGAAGTAAAGGAAGTGAAGGGTGAGAGATATAAACAGAAACAAGACAAATGTTATTGACATTTAGAGCCACTATAGATATTTCATCGCTATGTGAAGGAAGAGAAATTACTGA contains the following coding sequences:
- the LOC115447409 gene encoding DNA polymerase subunit gamma-1, mitochondrial, whose amino-acid sequence is MKIGISNYRNNLMRNRKNNQRFYCDVLPTSEVRILKKNKENGDNLKVEKHDQEIKVETKKSDEFRVNEFNIQMISKNIYDQLFVKPSTALDPSLVKRCQENLIKHGIDYTKCSYMPDVKLQLPKLEGSDLVEHFYNIGERQCAPYRELLKQLASSELPPLPKKWTKKSGWHKYEGNKPVKVPCPTDDALIFDVEVLMSAGKRPTLACAVSPEAWYSWVSEPVAKGEQHQYYEDLNYDYLIPLETDGMTPCGDLDRCRIVIGHNVSYDRAKIKEQYWLNRTGVRFMDTMSMHTCVSGVTSYQRAVLKAKSKEPHPSDDDWVGISSLNSLSEVHNLYCGKPVDKATRDIFVEGNMEDVHNNFQKLMHYCAADVIATHNVLRELLPLFLERFPHPVTLAGMLELGSAYLPINSNWLQYIESAETVFEDLKLESRQLLSLKADEACRLMENEAYKKDIWMWDQDWSVQTLKLKKQIVKKKKVEQHVELADDHLIKNIEDNKENERLASDVLNAPKKEFDILNEEYITFVTQQVEQPKIKIIEDYSKKFQYLYDLGKLLPVKRPYLAGYPAWYRKLCTKPGKDPDWSPGANNITTSMQITPKLLRLSWEGYPLHYIQAEGWGFMVPFSRRHQGDEEPRLPLEQLLEMCPLVQCQDASVDADIHRLPKTVDEDLARKAYYARKKVDEKAAANQYHGLGVWCGIQLQGCCHFLRLPHKDGPKYKVGNPLARDFLDMFSQNVLSAQGNEAEKVLSFGRMMSYWRNNRERIMGQQAVWLPPTLRPHAARYGAIVPHVVVAGTLTRRASEPTWMTASNAHPERVGSELRAMVQAPLGYRLVGADVDSQELWIAALLGDSGSGAVGGHPFGWAVVAGDKARHTDLHSLTAAAHKLRRDHAKVVNYARIYGAGQNFAERLLKQFNPTMTISEAKSKAAKMFATTKGRRVYTLKRQYMEGFMDEDLDNQAVEMTSYQAMRLAKLSGKTLEEMFERPRWVGGTESDMFNKLEEIADCDSPRTAFLCGALSRALAAGRGRWTNTRLNWAVQSAAADFLHLMLASMAHLAPRARFCLSFHDEVRYLVPEEYKYETALALQITNLLTRAFCSQRVGINDLPLSVAFFSSVEVDQVLRKESTLSCTTPSNPHGLEKGYGIPNGESLNIFDVLEKCHANKSL